A stretch of the Polyangiaceae bacterium genome encodes the following:
- a CDS encoding PcfJ domain-containing protein, with translation MTRPFRRGWVLKDDKLLMFEDSRVTVLRAWPDPRAWLRADGQPWRGCRPGEPILWRIGAATHPRFVERSMRRVRLLEGVGEGAEALGRLRAGLTLRSQAARDFLVRFPERVLSLAGALPERHWHLITLLARVPGADELAEGNLALAHAMASSWVFRPRPESQPFRSARRVVRRRRPQIAEWLGFPARPTVVRVLAKVRPSAVTVRGLLYLRRTLCAEPIPKALLHLPSLDRCVLRIATDPQLVSHVTHTFLDDVGSDPTEAGLERLAYMLDDTVRMAGELGQRFGPMRSVTELRRLHDELAETLNRSESEELASMVIPPPPVAGTDAIVPLVSAAEILAEGREMHHCVASYIRRVAAGQVYVYRVLAPERATLSLRSDRDNWELEQIHGPANAPVEHETLLRVQAWLASMRQVTSDPWRIRGMWQRVQMEPMWERP, from the coding sequence ATGACGCGTCCCTTCCGCCGCGGCTGGGTGCTGAAGGACGACAAGCTCCTCATGTTCGAGGACTCGCGCGTGACCGTGCTCCGCGCGTGGCCGGACCCGAGGGCGTGGCTTCGAGCCGACGGCCAGCCGTGGCGGGGGTGCCGCCCGGGAGAGCCCATCCTCTGGCGCATCGGCGCGGCGACCCACCCGCGCTTCGTTGAGCGCAGCATGCGGAGGGTGCGACTGCTCGAGGGCGTGGGCGAGGGCGCCGAAGCGCTCGGGCGCCTGCGCGCGGGGCTGACGCTACGGAGCCAAGCTGCGCGCGACTTCCTGGTGCGCTTTCCCGAGAGAGTGCTGTCCTTGGCTGGCGCCCTGCCCGAGCGCCACTGGCATCTGATCACGCTGCTCGCTCGCGTCCCCGGTGCGGACGAGCTCGCCGAAGGCAACCTTGCGCTCGCGCACGCCATGGCGTCGAGTTGGGTGTTTCGACCGCGGCCGGAGAGCCAGCCCTTTCGCTCGGCGCGGCGCGTAGTTCGGCGCCGACGCCCGCAGATCGCAGAATGGCTCGGTTTTCCGGCCCGCCCGACGGTCGTCCGCGTGCTTGCCAAAGTGCGGCCAAGCGCGGTGACCGTGCGGGGGCTGCTTTACCTGCGTCGGACGCTGTGCGCCGAGCCCATCCCGAAGGCGCTGCTGCACCTGCCGTCCCTGGACCGCTGCGTCCTGCGCATTGCGACCGACCCGCAGCTCGTCTCGCACGTGACGCACACGTTCCTCGACGACGTGGGCAGCGACCCGACGGAGGCGGGGCTCGAACGTCTGGCCTACATGCTCGACGACACCGTGCGCATGGCCGGGGAGCTCGGGCAGCGGTTCGGACCGATGCGTTCGGTGACGGAGCTTCGGCGCTTGCACGATGAGCTCGCCGAGACACTGAATCGGAGCGAAAGCGAGGAGCTCGCGAGCATGGTGATCCCGCCTCCGCCCGTGGCCGGCACGGACGCGATCGTGCCGCTGGTGTCCGCGGCCGAGATCCTGGCCGAGGGCCGTGAGATGCACCATTGCGTCGCGTCGTACATCCGGCGCGTCGCGGCAGGGCAGGTGTACGTGTATCGAGTGCTCGCCCCCGAACGCGCGACGCTCAGCCTGCGCAGCGACCGTGACAACTGGGAGCTCGAGCAGATCCACGGCCCGGCCAATGCGCCCGTGGAGCACGAGACATTGCTGCGAGTCCAAGCTTGGCTCGCGAGCATGCGACAGGTCACGTCGGACCCTTGGCGTATTAGAGGCATGTGGCAGCGAGTGCAGATGGAGCCGATGTGGGAGCGACCGTGA
- a CDS encoding ATP-binding protein, producing MLVRGKLARRLWDEGDWPERNIADALGVRRPHSRDPKTQEGDIDALEEQLGAWLAQLEQGELEPDPRERNVTWLAEKLGLNPVERDVLLFTAMLVQEEALQAAIQAAPRPNARLAMMACGMARPTKAVQDALRPSGVLYRMRLLGPAESHWRGAIPFALMSGLDEILGGEYASADALLGCFFRKGPEPERTLEDFPHLRVDAELAVRLLRGARKKRAAGVNVLIHGPPGTGKTALARALARAASATLHEVVVEDRDGDAVHGHNRLGAYTVCQRLLSGARNAAVLFDEAEDAFPRFEVGQGLRREVGGSKGWVNALLEGNHTPTLWISNSVDHIDPAYLRRFDLAIEVREPPAPVRRKILEAAVGPLGVGRAWLERHAADSRIRPGHVARAARVARLVAVKGADDAERTVARVIDSSLRVEGAPSPRRPARLEACAYDPSFVNASANLSRIIDGLARTRQGTLCLYGPPGTGKSAFVAHLADRLGVPLHVTRGSDLLSMWLGGTEANIAAAFRRAAAEGALLFVDEADSFLQDRSRAVRSWEITAVNELLMQMESFEGLFACATNLFEALDAAALRRFAFKLRFDPMRPEQRWRLLVATLGARGVVVGDERARAALDQLSKITPGDFAAVARRVDVLGGDLTAEAFVAELVEEERVKPGGGGGRVGFR from the coding sequence ATGCTCGTGCGTGGGAAGCTCGCGCGGCGATTGTGGGACGAAGGCGACTGGCCGGAGCGCAACATCGCGGACGCGCTGGGCGTACGGCGCCCGCACTCCCGAGATCCGAAAACGCAGGAGGGTGACATTGACGCCCTCGAGGAGCAGCTCGGTGCCTGGCTTGCCCAGCTCGAGCAGGGCGAGCTCGAGCCGGACCCGCGCGAGCGCAACGTGACGTGGCTTGCGGAGAAGCTGGGCCTGAACCCCGTCGAGCGCGACGTGCTGCTGTTCACGGCCATGCTCGTTCAAGAGGAGGCGCTGCAGGCGGCCATTCAGGCGGCGCCGCGGCCTAATGCCCGGCTGGCGATGATGGCCTGTGGCATGGCGCGCCCGACGAAGGCGGTGCAAGACGCGCTCAGGCCCAGCGGGGTGCTCTATCGCATGCGGTTGCTCGGGCCCGCTGAGTCGCACTGGCGTGGCGCGATACCCTTTGCGCTGATGTCGGGGCTCGATGAGATCCTTGGGGGTGAGTACGCGAGCGCGGACGCTCTGCTCGGCTGCTTCTTCCGCAAGGGGCCCGAGCCCGAGCGCACGCTGGAGGACTTCCCACACCTGCGCGTGGACGCAGAGCTCGCGGTGCGGCTCCTGCGAGGGGCGAGGAAGAAGCGCGCGGCGGGGGTGAACGTCCTGATCCACGGGCCGCCGGGCACGGGCAAGACGGCGCTCGCGCGTGCCCTCGCGCGGGCCGCCAGCGCGACGCTGCACGAAGTGGTGGTGGAGGACCGCGATGGCGACGCCGTACACGGCCACAACCGCCTCGGCGCGTACACCGTGTGCCAGCGCCTGCTCAGCGGCGCCCGCAACGCGGCCGTGCTGTTCGACGAGGCCGAGGACGCCTTTCCGCGCTTCGAGGTGGGCCAAGGGTTGCGGAGGGAGGTCGGGGGGAGCAAGGGCTGGGTCAACGCGCTGCTCGAGGGAAACCACACGCCGACGCTCTGGATCAGCAACTCGGTGGACCACATCGATCCGGCCTACCTGCGGCGCTTCGACCTCGCCATCGAGGTGCGCGAGCCGCCCGCGCCGGTGCGACGCAAGATCCTCGAGGCCGCCGTCGGTCCCCTTGGCGTAGGCCGAGCGTGGCTGGAGCGCCACGCCGCCGACTCGCGCATTCGCCCCGGGCACGTGGCCCGCGCCGCGCGCGTCGCGAGGCTGGTCGCGGTCAAGGGCGCCGACGACGCCGAGCGCACGGTCGCGCGCGTGATCGACTCTTCGCTCCGCGTCGAGGGCGCCCCCTCGCCACGGCGGCCGGCCCGCCTCGAGGCGTGCGCGTACGATCCGAGCTTCGTGAACGCGAGCGCCAACCTCAGCCGTATCATCGACGGTCTAGCCCGCACCCGGCAAGGAACGCTCTGCCTGTACGGCCCGCCAGGCACGGGCAAGTCGGCCTTCGTGGCGCACTTGGCCGATCGACTCGGCGTGCCGCTGCACGTGACGCGCGGCTCGGACCTCTTGAGCATGTGGCTCGGCGGTACCGAGGCCAACATCGCCGCCGCCTTCCGCCGCGCCGCCGCCGAGGGCGCGCTCCTCTTCGTGGACGAGGCCGACAGCTTCCTGCAAGACCGCAGCCGCGCCGTGCGGAGCTGGGAGATCACCGCGGTCAACGAGCTCCTGATGCAGATGGAGTCGTTCGAGGGTCTGTTCGCCTGCGCGACCAACCTGTTCGAGGCGCTGGACGCAGCGGCCCTGCGGAGGTTTGCGTTCAAGCTGCGCTTCGATCCCATGCGGCCGGAGCAGCGCTGGCGTCTGCTGGTGGCGACGCTCGGGGCGAGGGGAGTCGTCGTGGGCGATGAGAGGGCGCGGGCCGCCCTCGATCAGCTCTCGAAGATCACGCCGGGGGACTTCGCGGCGGTGGCGAGGCGGGTAGACGTGCTCGGCGGTGACCTGACGGCGGAGGCGTTTGTTGCCGAACTCGTCGAGGAGGAACGGGTGAAGCCGGGGGGCGGTGGGGGGAGGGTTGGGTTTCGTTGA
- a CDS encoding endonuclease/exonuclease/phosphatase family protein: MRLSTWNCRIGAFRRKAARVARFKPDVLIVPEMEELEGELFLDGDHQPTFRQRCSGPGWSRGLGVLSYTGIELEPAFHASEAIAGFWPFTARRGDLRFQVAAVWTFKEEAKPREAYLQAHAGIDHYRGWIKQLPTVLLGDFNVDASRDHRQWADLIARTESLDLVSAYHHFFAEVPGSERRATHFHGGKPNSKFHLDYCFLPRDWADRSLHVRVGAHEDWSDVSDHVPLIVDVDV, from the coding sequence ATGCGATTGAGCACGTGGAACTGTCGAATTGGAGCGTTTCGCCGCAAGGCTGCGAGGGTCGCCCGCTTCAAGCCAGACGTGCTGATCGTCCCCGAAATGGAAGAGCTCGAGGGCGAGCTCTTCCTCGACGGAGACCATCAGCCAACGTTCCGCCAGAGATGTAGCGGGCCTGGATGGAGCCGCGGCCTTGGCGTGCTTTCATACACTGGCATTGAGCTCGAGCCTGCGTTCCACGCATCAGAAGCGATAGCGGGCTTTTGGCCATTCACTGCACGACGCGGAGACCTCCGGTTCCAGGTGGCAGCAGTGTGGACGTTCAAAGAAGAAGCGAAGCCACGCGAAGCCTACCTGCAGGCCCATGCTGGAATCGATCATTACCGGGGATGGATCAAGCAGTTGCCAACGGTGCTTCTTGGCGATTTCAACGTCGACGCAAGTCGCGATCATCGCCAATGGGCGGACTTGATTGCGCGCACGGAGTCTCTGGATTTGGTCAGCGCGTACCACCACTTTTTCGCTGAGGTGCCCGGAAGCGAGCGCCGCGCAACGCACTTCCATGGAGGGAAGCCGAACAGCAAGTTTCACTTGGACTACTGCTTTCTCCCGCGCGACTGGGCGGACCGCTCGCTGCATGTCCGAGTGGGCGCGCATGAGGACTGGAGCGACGTGAGCGACCACGTGCCGTTGATCGTGGACGTCGACGTGTAG
- a CDS encoding VWA domain-containing protein, which yields MNEDLVVRRDELVNNPTARVPVCLCLDTSGSMAGAPIAELNEGVGLFFHAIQDDEVAKYAAEIAVVTFGGSAEKLLDFGSIARQQVPVLRADGATPLGGGVNLALDLLEARKKEYSQAGIDYYQPWLVLMTDGQPTDGAEVVQAAVERTVCLADAKKLTLFPIGIGPGADMAVLARFSPKRTPLRLQGLNFKAFFEWLSKSVSRVSQSIPGESVPLDEKGIKGWADL from the coding sequence ATGAATGAGGATCTAGTAGTTCGACGCGATGAACTCGTGAACAACCCGACGGCTCGAGTGCCCGTTTGCCTCTGCCTCGACACGAGCGGTTCGATGGCTGGGGCCCCGATCGCCGAGCTCAACGAAGGCGTCGGCTTGTTTTTTCACGCGATTCAGGACGATGAGGTCGCGAAGTACGCTGCGGAAATTGCCGTTGTCACGTTCGGCGGTAGCGCGGAGAAGCTCCTCGACTTCGGGTCCATTGCCCGCCAACAGGTTCCGGTCCTCCGGGCGGACGGAGCAACACCGCTCGGAGGCGGCGTGAATCTGGCGCTGGACCTGCTCGAAGCGCGGAAGAAGGAGTACTCGCAGGCTGGCATCGACTACTACCAGCCGTGGCTCGTGCTCATGACCGACGGCCAGCCCACCGACGGCGCTGAGGTAGTTCAAGCCGCCGTGGAGCGAACGGTCTGCCTCGCCGACGCCAAGAAGCTCACACTCTTCCCGATCGGCATCGGACCGGGTGCCGACATGGCAGTTCTCGCGCGCTTCTCACCAAAGCGCACGCCGCTGCGCCTTCAGGGCCTGAACTTCAAGGCGTTCTTCGAGTGGCTGAGCAAGAGCGTATCCCGCGTATCTCAGAGCATTCCGGGCGAGAGCGTTCCGCTCGACGAGAAGGGCATCAAGGGATGGGCCGACCTCTGA
- a CDS encoding helix-turn-helix domain-containing protein, whose protein sequence is MEDDYITYEQAAQVLGLKVNTLYSMVATKRVPHVRLGPRLVRFSRKALAEWLCTHAVQPTEPATGKATT, encoded by the coding sequence ATGGAAGACGACTACATCACGTACGAGCAAGCCGCCCAGGTGCTGGGCCTCAAGGTCAACACCCTCTACAGCATGGTCGCCACCAAGCGCGTGCCGCACGTCAGGTTGGGCCCGCGCCTGGTCCGGTTCTCACGCAAGGCCCTCGCCGAGTGGCTCTGCACCCACGCCGTTCAGCCGACCGAGCCCGCGACCGGGAAGGCCACGACCTGA
- a CDS encoding tyrosine-type recombinase/integrase codes for MKTFEAFVHEVYRPLFMRRLRPGTRERYEGIFRQGVMAHFGSMRLDAIGHVEVLKYTAKLEQRRRTHTPNGKSRGIDPRGHGDLVRAVLRAAVAARELATMPVLPRFPESAKLPSAPPEQHVAALLGAAPRGLRLSVALCALAGLRQGEVRALQVGDIDFDQLLIWVRRAYSADELVAPKGNRERVVPMIPELEQVLREAVVGKSSRALLVSDERCKPLPRQRLLAQLKAFENRSGLAEWGWHALRHYFCSQLARKGASLEAIRVLAGHGSVRTTERYLHVTRQDLRDAIARLSAAPAPLAYVR; via the coding sequence ATGAAGACGTTCGAGGCGTTCGTGCACGAGGTGTACCGCCCTCTCTTCATGCGCCGACTCCGCCCCGGAACCCGGGAACGATACGAGGGCATCTTTCGCCAGGGCGTCATGGCTCACTTCGGCTCGATGCGCCTCGACGCCATCGGGCACGTCGAAGTGCTGAAGTACACGGCGAAGCTCGAGCAGCGGCGGCGGACTCACACGCCGAACGGCAAGAGCCGCGGCATCGATCCCCGCGGCCACGGGGATCTGGTCCGAGCAGTCCTTCGAGCGGCAGTCGCCGCGAGGGAGCTGGCAACGATGCCCGTGCTTCCGCGTTTTCCCGAGTCCGCCAAGCTCCCGAGCGCACCGCCCGAGCAGCACGTCGCTGCGCTCCTCGGCGCGGCGCCTCGGGGCCTCCGACTCTCCGTGGCTCTCTGCGCGCTGGCGGGACTTCGGCAGGGCGAGGTGCGAGCTCTGCAGGTCGGCGACATCGATTTCGACCAACTTCTCATCTGGGTACGGCGCGCGTACAGCGCCGACGAGCTTGTCGCCCCGAAGGGAAATCGCGAGCGCGTAGTCCCGATGATCCCGGAGCTCGAGCAGGTCCTTCGCGAGGCGGTCGTGGGTAAGTCTTCCAGAGCGCTGCTCGTCAGCGACGAACGGTGCAAGCCGTTGCCGCGCCAGCGCCTGCTGGCTCAGTTGAAGGCCTTCGAGAACCGGAGCGGGCTAGCCGAATGGGGCTGGCATGCCCTCCGTCACTACTTCTGCAGCCAGCTCGCGCGAAAGGGGGCGAGCCTCGAGGCCATTCGAGTCCTTGCGGGTCACGGCAGCGTCCGCACCACGGAGCGCTACCTGCACGTCACTCGCCAAGACCTTCGCGACGCCATTGCGCGGCTGAGCGCTGCCCCCGCTCCACTCGCATACGTACGGTGA
- a CDS encoding protein phosphatase 2C domain-containing protein, translating into MACQDAVAGRRAGGVVAIALADGAGSARHSGRGAQTAVSTALDLVTGSFDSLYDDSVDAGREKIVGAVVASVTEDARALGASVSDFASTLLFVAVKGERYLAAHLGDGVIVAERSGERTVLSHPQRGEHVNETVFVTSRGAAAQLLLDRGTLGAVSAFAVMSDGSAESLYMRRDRTTAAAITSMWSWLDGHPPSKVSAALASNLRDHLRLFTGDDCSLALLRRVTVMADKLPEMDVAFAGAFLDCRSPRGLHNRLAVLAALGGADRPVSTAELSARSSLSVSAFRRHARYLRELEPPARSA; encoded by the coding sequence GTGGCATGCCAGGACGCCGTCGCTGGCCGGCGCGCAGGCGGCGTCGTCGCCATCGCGCTCGCTGACGGTGCGGGCTCTGCTCGACACTCAGGCCGCGGCGCGCAGACCGCGGTCTCGACGGCTCTCGATCTCGTCACGGGTTCGTTCGACTCCCTCTACGACGATTCGGTCGACGCCGGGCGTGAGAAGATCGTCGGTGCTGTTGTCGCGTCAGTCACCGAGGACGCTCGAGCGCTCGGCGCGTCGGTCTCCGATTTCGCAAGCACCCTGCTGTTCGTGGCCGTCAAAGGTGAGCGCTACCTCGCGGCTCACCTTGGAGACGGTGTCATTGTGGCCGAGCGCAGCGGCGAAAGGACAGTGCTGTCTCACCCGCAACGTGGTGAGCACGTCAACGAGACCGTCTTCGTGACGTCCCGTGGTGCTGCCGCGCAATTGCTTCTAGATCGCGGAACACTTGGCGCGGTGTCCGCATTCGCGGTGATGTCTGACGGCTCCGCTGAATCACTCTACATGCGGAGGGACCGGACGACCGCGGCAGCGATCACGTCGATGTGGTCCTGGCTCGATGGCCACCCTCCTTCGAAAGTTAGCGCGGCCCTCGCGAGCAATTTGCGTGATCACCTGCGCCTCTTCACCGGCGACGACTGCTCGCTCGCACTGCTCAGGCGTGTCACGGTGATGGCGGACAAGCTCCCGGAGATGGACGTTGCGTTCGCCGGAGCATTCCTAGACTGCAGGTCACCACGCGGACTGCACAACCGTCTCGCGGTTCTCGCTGCGCTCGGCGGTGCCGATAGGCCAGTCTCGACGGCTGAACTCTCCGCTCGGAGCTCACTGTCTGTCAGCGCATTTCGAAGGCACGCCCGGTACCTGCGGGAACTCGAGCCCCCGGCCAGATCGGCGTGA
- a CDS encoding zinc-ribbon domain containing protein has translation MGESNALRLPGEKRELRVLVDTSSWMHEHADTMLERFFIPVVLETGQKLVVPVQVVEEVQRHLEAADPVLRGKAERADDLLRRYRAMGLADFFGGSEKTFTDNVIQMVITRFCEKYHFCLVTQDRALAADTLRLGHRASVSRSKSIIAVRVGQRGGLDRWELDPSHPKGAIWHEVEAAQYVPRTRQDGAPEPKRFRLCSGAPRTDTRVLGISSPIGEGSILLDSTGNPFRLGEKLGAGGEGAVYATDRGLVCKVYEGSRLTAGTREKISLMVQHPVRHAGICWPRSITTNDRGEFVGYFMERAQGRELQRTIFIKPLLERAFPNWGRVELVALATSILESIQVLHLRNVLLGDINPLNILVADEKSVYFVDTDSYQVEDFACPVGTATFLPPDLLGRNLASILRDFTHERFAVATLVFMILMPGKPPYSHAGGGDPAENVRRRHFPYGLAEKRGKGVPAGPWRFMWSHLPFYMKEVFHDVFVDGARPTTDDWLDIMHRYFNDLTRCHVSNEIFPTTFKRLKKSDVIRKGGTWQACSKCGGEFGQFDKTDGPPLCPECQNEETRANCFLCEREFVLRMSQVRRAGGREPICHECRVHSQTRQCRMCGQAFEMTATDRAFFKRKGLSLPKKCTSCRRQNRTGTVLRAPEASGTVSPGPTTPSTAVPAPAAPRGESVLDMLARWLKF, from the coding sequence ATGGGTGAAAGCAATGCACTCCGGCTTCCCGGCGAGAAACGCGAGCTACGCGTCCTTGTCGATACATCGAGCTGGATGCACGAGCACGCAGACACGATGCTCGAGCGTTTCTTCATCCCAGTGGTTCTCGAAACAGGCCAGAAGCTGGTCGTACCCGTTCAGGTTGTCGAGGAAGTCCAGCGGCACCTGGAGGCCGCGGACCCCGTCCTGAGAGGCAAAGCCGAGCGCGCCGATGATCTTCTCCGACGTTACCGTGCGATGGGGCTCGCCGATTTCTTCGGTGGGAGTGAGAAGACCTTCACGGACAACGTCATCCAGATGGTCATCACGCGCTTCTGCGAGAAGTACCACTTCTGTCTCGTCACGCAGGATCGCGCCCTTGCTGCGGACACGCTTCGCCTCGGCCACCGTGCCTCTGTCTCGCGTTCGAAGTCGATTATCGCCGTACGCGTGGGTCAACGTGGAGGGCTGGACCGCTGGGAGTTGGATCCGTCCCACCCGAAGGGCGCCATTTGGCACGAAGTTGAGGCGGCGCAATACGTACCGCGCACGAGGCAAGATGGCGCGCCTGAACCGAAGCGCTTCCGACTGTGTTCGGGGGCTCCGCGGACCGACACGCGCGTGCTTGGCATCAGCTCCCCGATAGGCGAAGGATCGATCCTGCTGGATTCGACCGGTAACCCGTTTCGCCTTGGAGAGAAACTCGGAGCCGGAGGGGAGGGAGCCGTCTACGCCACCGACAGGGGCCTTGTCTGCAAGGTCTACGAGGGATCTCGGCTTACCGCGGGTACCCGCGAGAAGATCTCGCTCATGGTGCAGCACCCAGTCCGACACGCGGGCATATGCTGGCCACGTAGCATCACCACGAACGACCGCGGCGAGTTCGTCGGGTACTTCATGGAGCGAGCGCAAGGACGCGAACTGCAGCGCACGATCTTCATCAAGCCGCTGCTCGAGCGAGCATTCCCCAATTGGGGGCGCGTCGAGTTGGTCGCGCTCGCGACTTCGATTCTTGAGTCGATTCAGGTCCTGCACCTGCGAAACGTGCTCCTCGGCGACATCAACCCACTAAACATCCTGGTCGCAGACGAGAAGTCAGTCTACTTCGTCGACACAGATAGCTACCAAGTCGAGGACTTCGCGTGTCCGGTCGGGACCGCGACGTTTCTGCCACCTGACCTACTTGGTAGGAACCTTGCGTCTATTCTGCGCGACTTCACTCACGAGCGGTTCGCGGTAGCGACGCTGGTGTTCATGATCTTGATGCCTGGCAAGCCGCCGTACTCTCACGCGGGCGGCGGCGATCCCGCAGAGAACGTCCGGCGGCGACACTTCCCATACGGACTGGCGGAGAAACGAGGCAAGGGCGTCCCTGCCGGTCCGTGGCGATTCATGTGGAGCCACCTCCCTTTCTACATGAAGGAGGTCTTCCACGATGTCTTCGTTGATGGCGCCCGCCCGACAACCGACGACTGGCTGGACATCATGCATCGGTACTTCAACGATCTGACTCGCTGTCACGTGTCGAATGAGATCTTCCCGACCACGTTCAAGCGCCTGAAGAAGTCTGATGTCATCAGAAAGGGTGGAACATGGCAGGCGTGCTCGAAATGCGGCGGAGAGTTCGGCCAGTTCGACAAGACCGACGGGCCACCGCTCTGCCCCGAGTGCCAGAACGAGGAGACGAGGGCCAACTGCTTCCTGTGCGAGCGCGAATTCGTTCTCAGGATGAGTCAGGTGCGGCGGGCCGGCGGACGAGAACCTATCTGTCACGAATGTCGCGTCCACTCACAGACTCGGCAGTGCCGGATGTGCGGACAGGCGTTCGAGATGACCGCGACGGACCGCGCTTTCTTCAAACGGAAGGGGCTCTCCCTTCCCAAGAAATGCACCTCGTGCCGCAGACAGAACCGCACGGGCACGGTGCTGCGCGCGCCTGAAGCGTCGGGCACCGTGTCGCCAGGGCCCACAACGCCGAGCACGGCGGTACCGGCGCCCGCAGCGCCGAGGGGCGAGAGCGTGCTCGACATGCTTGCGCGGTGGCTCAAGTTCTAG